In the Gossypium arboreum isolate Shixiya-1 chromosome 10, ASM2569848v2, whole genome shotgun sequence genome, one interval contains:
- the LOC108488230 gene encoding calcium-dependent protein kinase 24-like: protein MVSSFFFPFPFFFSRVLNFLPSQTLFFPFFPWDVYDLKPPNCNCCYCHLMGSCISTQAKLINSISKRYYDRSGTKGKSKHARFDHSESRKSVSKCVSSNRKVLKNPSGKNIFDLYEIGKKLGIGEFGVTHQCFDLETGEAFACKKIAKAKLRTEVDLEDVRREVEIMRHLPKHPNIVTFREAFEDKEAIYLVMELCRGGELFDRILAKGHYSERAAATIIKTILEIVKVCHEHGVIHRDLKPENFLFADESESAPIKAIDFGLSIFYESGQRFSDIVGSPFYMAPEVLKRNYGEEVDVWSIGVILYILLCGVPPFWAETEEGIAHAIIKGEIDFKRDPWPKVSGEAMELVKSMLRPNPYNRMTIQEILEHPWIQNPKHCPNVNLGENVRSRIKQFSLMSKFKKKVLRVVADNLSEDQTDSIIQMFNMMDTDENGHLSFEELRDGLAKIGHSIDDPDVQMLLESADVDGSGTLSYEEFITMAVHLKRISDDQLSQAFQYFDKNQSGYIEVEELKEALLQDDPGPNNEKLIKDIMLDVDEDKDDRISYQEFKAMMLSGMDWKMDSRQYSRVLLNAVSIKILRKSGQLK, encoded by the exons ATGGTCTccagttttttttttccttttccttttttcttttctagGGTTTTAAACTTTCTTCCTAGCCAAAcgcttttttttcctttcttcccATGGGATGTTTATGATCTAAAACCCCCCAATTGCAATTGTTGTTATTGCCATCTCATGGGAAGCTGCATATCAACACAAGCGAAACTAATAAATTCAATATCGAAGAGATATTATGATAGATCCGGTACCAAAGGGAAATCCAAGCATGCACGTTTCGATCACAGCGAGTCGCGTAAATCAGTGAGCAAATGCGTGAGCAGTAACCGTAAGGTATTGAAAAATCCGTCGGGGAAGAATATCTTCGACCTTTACGAGATCGGAAAGAAGTTGGGGATAGGCGAATTCGGGGTCACGCACCAATGTTTCGATTTAGAAACCGGGGAAGCTTTCGCGTGCAAGAAGATAGCGAAGGCGAAGCTGAGGACGGAGGTGGACTTGGAAGATGTAAGAAGGGAGGTGGAGATTATGAGACATTTGCCGAAGCATCCGAATATTGTCACCTTTAGGGAAGCCTTTGAGGATAAAGAAGCTATTTATCTTGTTATGGAGCTTTGCCGTGGAGGTGAACTTTTCGATAGAATCCTCGCTAAAGGTCATTATTCGGAACGAGCTGCTGCTACCATCATTAAAACTATCTTGGAGATTGTCAAG GTGTGCCATGAGCATGGAGTGATACATAGGGATTTAAAACCTGAGAATTTCTTATTCGCAGACGAAAGTGAAAGTGCCCCAATTAAAGCCATTGATTTCGGGCTCTCCATATTCTATGAATCTG GTCAGCGTTTCAGTGACATAGTAGGAAGTCCATTCTACATGGCACCAGAGGTTTTAAAAAGAAACTATGGAGAGGAAGTTGATGTTTGGAGTATTGGTGTTATTCTTTATATCTTGCTCTGTGGAGTTCCTCCTTTCTGGGCtg AAACAGAGGAAGGGATAGCCCATGCAATAATAAAAGGGGAGATAGATTTCAAAAGGGATCCATGGCCAAAGGTGTCAGGTGAAGCCATGGAGCTGGTAAAGAGCATGCTTCGTCCCAATCCGTACAATCGTATGACCATTCAAGAGATCCTTG AACATCCATGGATTCAAAACCCCAAGCATTGTCCCAACGTTAATCTGGGGGAGAACGTAAGATCAAGGATTAAGCAGTTCTCGTTGATGAGCAAGTTCAAGAAGAAAGTTTTGAGG GTAGTAGCAGACAACTTGTCAGAAGATCAAACCGACTCCATAATCCAGATGTTCAATATGATGGATACTGATGAAAATGGGCATTTGTCCTTCGAGGAACTCAGAGATGGCCTTGCCAAAATTGGCCATTCTATTGATGATCCTGATGTCCAGATGTTACTCGAGTCC GCTGACGTTGATGGAAGTGGAACACTAAGCTACGAGGAGTTCATAACAATGGCGGTTCATCTCAAAAGGATCAGCGACGACCAACTCTCTCAAGCTTTCCAGTACTTCGACAAGAACCAATCCGGTTACATCGAAGTCGAAGAACTTAAAGAAGCTCTACTACAAGACGACCCTGGTCCCAACAATGAAAAATTAATCAAAGACATCATGCTTGATGTAGACGAAGATAAG GATGACAGAATCAGTTATCAAGAATTTAAGGCAATGATGTTATCAGGCATGGATTGGAAAATGGATTCTCGACAGTATTCTAGAGTATTGCTAAATGCCGTGAGCATCAAAATATTAAGAAAATCTGGTcaactaaaatga